Part of the Zingiber officinale cultivar Zhangliang chromosome 6A, Zo_v1.1, whole genome shotgun sequence genome, ctaacttgagcgtcggagggcctgacccggctTGACCCGGGAACTTTTTTCCAAGTTTCTGGTCTCTAATAACCCGGGTGCTTGTCTGAGCGTGTGCATGACCCTAGCCTCATCATCACTCCCCGTCATCCGCTCGGGGACGCCTTCTCAGGAGGTGCCAAATCGACCCGACTCTagacgactttccgtcaacaccgaCTCCAGCATAGCCCgcctctgtccgactcagcttccggacgggatcaaatttgacgtcgtctgtgggaacttccttACCTGATCcggaacgtgacgatggaggacTCGGGTAGAATCAATGTGACAATGACTGCAGGAgaatacgagctcttcaaggaggctaAGAAGCGGGCGGCCTATGAAAAGCAGCAAACAACCGCATCTCGACTAAAAAAGCTATCTAAGGTTTCTAAAGAACCTACTCACGCCTCTGATCGAGACTCTAAACGAAAACAACCTTTGGAGTTTCCCCCTGCTTTCTGCAGGGAGACGGGCCAGGGTTATTATCAACCCGAGCCTGGATATTATAGCCAAAAAGGAGCAACCCCAAGTTTCTGTGGCTGAAAGTTCATTACCCAAAGATTCAAAGAAGGGAAAGGCTATCATCCCACGCGGTGAACACCGGTCAGAACCGGAAAAGAAAGTGTCTTTCTCTTCCAAAATCTTGGAAGAAAAGCTACCTAAAGGGTACCGACCCCCTGCTATTGGGGAATACGATGGTAGTAAAGATCCTGAAGACCACCTCCGCAAATTCAGGAACACAGCCCTGCTACACCAATATAGCGACACAGTTAAATGTCGCGTGTTCCTGAACACTCTATCGAGCTTTGCCCAGAAATGGTTCGATGGACTGCCACACGGGTCCATCACGTGTTTCTCTGACTTCAAGATTGCATTCCTGCGCCACTTCGCTAGCAGCAGGAAATATCAAAATACTAATCACTGTTTGTTCGCTCTCAAGCAGGGGTCTACCGAGCCACTGAGAAGCTATATCAagcgcttcaatcaagtggctcAGGACGTTCCCTCGGCCATGTCCAAAATACTTATGAGTGTCTTCTCCCATGGTTGACTTAGGGAGAGTTCTTTAGGGATCTCATTAGAAATCCCGTAAAGAATTTCAATGAGATGCTGGATAAGGCGGCCagctacatcaacgtggaagaagcgcaggcgGCGCGAAGGAAAGCGGACAAGCCACCTCTCGTGGCTTATAGACCGGAGAGAAGAGCACCTCAAACGCCCGATCAACCTCTCCCGCGTGCTCGGGATGCTCGACCAACTTTCCAACCCAGGCAGGATGCCCGACCGATGCCACGTGTAGCTGCAGTTCAGGTCCCTCGACCTGGACCTTGGGGACCGCgctattgcacatatcatcggtctcACACGCACGCCACCAATGACTGTTTCCAATTTGCCCATGATTCCCGGCGAGCTGCTGAGCTGGGTCTGCCACTACCTGAGTTGGCTCCTCAAGTCCAGCGAATGATGGAGGAACAGCGCAATGCAGCAGGGCAGGCTAGTCGACCCCGAGCTGAGCAAGAGGGGCCAAGCATGCAACCACAAGGGCACACTGGAGAACCAGGAGAAGCCCGCGAGGCAGAAAATCGGGGTAACGCGGATATAAGAGACATAGGCATGATCTCTGGAGGTCCCACCGACGGAGATTCAGGCCGGGCGCGCAAGTCTCATGAGGGCCGGTTGGAGATCCATGCAATAGGGTGCAGCCAGGAGCAGGCTGCTGGTCTGGTCATTAGTTTCAGACCGTAAGACCTGGATGGACTGGAGTTGCCCCACGATGATGCTCTCATCATCAAAGCTATTATAGTCAACAGCCGAGTGGCCAGAGTCTTCGTGGATACTGGCAGCTCGGTAAACATCTTGTTCAGGTCGGTTTTCGAAGAAATGCAGATTGATGCCAGCGAGCTCCAGCCGGTGGCTACTTCTCTATATGGATTTACTGTAATGAAGTAAGgtccatgggtcagatcaagctggcaaTTTCTTTGGGAAGCGAGTCATTGGTCAGAACCAGGAGGAGCACTTTCCTTGTAGTTGACTCACCCTCTtcttacaacgtcattttgggtcaACCGGCCTTGCATGAGTTTCGGGCGGCGGTTTCTACATTTCATCAGAAGATTTTCCGGGCGGCGGTAGCTATAAATTGGATAAATAACAAGATGCTGTGCATGAATCTTTTAGAATTCATACTGTAATCTATAATTTCGATGTTTCGATACATTATTATGAACCCAACAGGATGAACTAGCAAATAAAGCCGCAGAGATAAGAAAAAGGTTTGATGAGATCACCAAGGAGTGGAAACTCCTAAAGTTGCCTAAGAAGGCTGGAAAAAGAAAGAGAAGCCCCATGCTCTCAGATATGAACCGAGAAACAGGCTCTTTAGTGGTTGAATCAGATGTTCTTGgaagagaagaggaaaaagaTGTGCTGGTTAAATGgctgctgtcagaagatgataCAACAGGAAATGGAGTTTCTGTAATTGCTGTAATTGGGATGGGGGGACTGGGTAAAACAACACTGGCTCAGCTTGTCTATAATGATCAGAGAGTGAAAAGCTATTTCGATTTAACAGGATGGGTCTGTGTATCTGAAAATTTTCATGTTGTTAGTTTGACTGAGAAAATTCTACAATCATTCACAAAAGTGAAAGTTCATGAAGAACTAGATGAGCTCCAACGTGCACTACAAGAGAATTTGCAGGGGAAAAGGTTCTTACTGGTATTAGATGATGTTTGGAATGATAACTTTTGTCTTTGGGAACAATTAAAAAAGCCGCTGCTATCGGCTATTGCAGGTAAAGTTATAGTAACTACTCGGAATCATTCTGTTGCTCGTATTATGCAGACAACAAGAGACAGTCTGAAGTTGAATGTCTTACCTTTTGATGTGTGCTGGTCATTGTTCAAGAAAGTCACTTTGGGAGGAGCGGATAGAAGCTTACGTCCAGATCTTGAAGACATCGGTCGGAGGATAGTAGAGAAGTGCAAAGGCTTGCCCTTGGCTGCCAAGTTGATCGGGGGTGCTTTAAGAAATGAAGAAGATAAAGAATCATGGACGGACATCATAGAAAGTGAGATATGGAAGTTAGATGACAGAAATATTGAAGTTTCACCAGCACTTCAAATATCATATGATTGCATGCTGATACAACTTAAAAGATGCTTCCAATACTTGTCCTTATTTCCCAAAGACACAAGTTTATCTTCAAAAAGAATAGTCCAATTATGGATGCCACAAGGTATTTTTCCTCTTGATGGAGATAAGAGAGCTGAGGACATTGGCAGTGATTACATAAAAAGATTGGTTGAGAGGTCAATGTTAAATCCTGAAGAAGGGTCTTATTTTTCGATGCATGATCTTGTTCACGATCTTGCACAATATGTAGCGCAGGATGAATGCCTCTGTGTGATTGATAACAATTTCGACAGAAAGAAATTACAAGAGATTCGACACTTATCGGTCAATGGTGAAAACATTAAGGTGATCAAAAATATTAATCTTCAACAACTAAAACTTCTGCGGACAATTCTTATTAGA contains:
- the LOC121994915 gene encoding putative disease resistance protein RGA4, which produces MLDKAASYINVEEAQAARRKADKPPLVAYRPERRAPQTPDQPLPRARDARPTFQPRQDARPMPRVAAVQVPRPGPWGPRYCTYHRSHTHATNDCFQFAHDSRRAAELGLPLPELAPQVQRMMEEQRNAAGQASRPRAEQEGPSMQPQGHTGEPGEAREAENRGNADIRDIGMISGGPTDGDSGRARKSHEGRLEIHAIGCSQEQAAGLVISFRPSVFEEMQIDASELQPVATSLYGFTDELANKAAEIRKRFDEITKEWKLLKLPKKAGKRKRSPMLSDMNRETGSLVVESDVLGREEEKDVLVKWLLSEDDTTGNGVSVIAVIGMGGLGKTTLAQLVYNDQRVKSYFDLTGWVCVSENFHVVSLTEKILQSFTKVKVHEELDELQRALQENLQGKRFLLVLDDVWNDNFCLWEQLKKPLLSAIAGKVIVTTRNHSVARIMQTTRDSLKLNVLPFDVCWSLFKKVTLGGADRSLRPDLEDIGRRIVEKCKGLPLAAKLIGGALRNEEDKESWTDIIESEIWKLDDRNIEVSPALQISYDCMLIQLKRCFQYLSLFPKDTSLSSKRIVQLWMPQGIFPLDGDKRAEDIGSDYIKRLVERSMLNPEEGSYFSMHDLVHDLAQYVAQDECLCVIDNNFDRKKLQEIRHLSVNGENIKLCQDKTNFLESDNLFQKLKYIRALDLNYMNITKLPDSLGNLKLLRYLSIEYTNVRSLPESICNLYNLQILHAESVYTLPRHIGNLINLRHLWFSHQVVFLPSGIGNLTNLQTLNHFSVSREEEHCNIGELNSLMKLGGSISIDNIGEVNNFSNSKFPLKTKKYLDSLELYWYDWFDYADEKKAEWQLEYLEPHVNLKTLEITKYPGIKFVGWVGASSFTKLIKLILRNCKNCSKLPPLGQLPSLEELEIIGMDGVQHVGREFCSMLIPSPSSQGELNIWKMDDVQHVGSGISSTLEPFSSSYKIAFPSLKLLLFSSMKNWKAWDGIQSGDFPNLHFIEIYECSKLINFPKWPLLPSSGT